ATGGCTTCAGCGTAAGCAGCCACGAGGCAGAAATCTTTGGCCTCTGCCCCGACTGCCTCCAGCAGGAAAACTAAGACACTACCCCGATAGTTACCCGTATGCACAGCGGTTAATTCCGCCCGCGTGCGTGAGGGAACTTCGGCATGTGCCAACCCAATCAACCACCCTAGAGACAGCAGCTCCGGAGCTAGCCCACGATATTTCCGAACGCCAAGCCCAAAAGGTAGGTCACAAGGGCTGCGCCGTAACCTATCGCAAGCTGGCGGAGGGCACGAAACCCAGGGGGCTTTCCGGATAGAAGGCCCGTAGTCGCGCCAGTCGCCATAAGGGATATGCCGACGAGGATCAAGGAGATGACGGCAGCTGGGATACCCTCCACGCCAAAGATATAAGGAATGATCGGAATGATCGCGCCGATGGCAAAGGAGATGAAGCTGAATGTCGCGGCGGAGCGAGCTGAGCCAGCGCCCTGGATTTCAGCGGTTCCTAAGACGTTGTCGCTGATCTTCTTGTGGTCTCTGATCTTGCTGAACACGCGATCAGCTTTCGCGTGGGCCTCGTCTTCGCTCATGCCGCGGGCGCGGTAGACAAGTTCTAATTCGTTGGTTTCGACGTCGAGTTCGTGGAGGGCGTCGCGGGCTTTGGGGTCTGGGAGGGAGGCGTCGAGAAGCTCTGATTGGGAGCGCACCGAGATGAATTCGCCGGCAGCCATGGACAGAGCGCCGGAGAGGAGGCCGGAAACGCCGGTGAGGAGCACGATTTGGGAGGGCACGCCGGTTGCCATGATTCCCATGACGAGGGCGACGTTGGAGACGAGCCCGTCGTTGATACCGAATACGGCGGCGCGGAAGTTGCCGCTCATGCGTTCGCGGCCACGGCTGGCTAGGCCTCTGACGACTTCGGCGTGGATGCGTTCGTCGGCGGTGATGTGACGGGGTGCGTCAGCGTCGTCGTCGTAGGGGCTGCGGGTTTCGGCGGCTTGCATGAGGGCGAGGCTGAAGACGGAGCCAAAGCGGCGGACGAAGAATCCGAGGAATCGGGTTTTGACGTCTGGTTTTGGGGTGGGGGTTCCTGCGTCGCCGAGCTGGTTGACCCAGTAAGTGGCGTGGCGGGTTTCAGCGTCGGCAAGCGCTAGTAGGATTTCTTGTTCTTCTCCGCTGCGGCGGCTCGCTAGGTCGCGGTAGGCGGCGGCTTCGGCTTGTTCGTTTGCTAGGTACCTACGCCAGCGGGTGATTTGTTCTGGCGTTGGCTGTTTGTCGGGCATTATACACTTCCGAATCGACGATCTCTCTTCGCATATTCAAGGACTGCATCAAAGAGATCTTGCTGGGTGAAGTCAGGGAAAAGCTTATCCTGGTACACCATCTCCGCGTAGGCGGATTGCCATAGTAGAAAGTTTGATGTTCGCTTTTCGCCGGAAGGACGCAGGAACAGGTCGACGTCGGGCATGTCGGGTTCGTCGAGGAAGTTGGGGAACGTCTTCTCGGTGATTTGTTCGGGGCGCAGCTTGCCTTCGGCGGCGAGGCGGGCGATTTCGCGGGTGGCGTCGATGATTTCGGCGCGACCACCGTAGTTAACGCACATGGCAAGGGTCATGGTGGTGTTGTTTTTGGTGAGTTCTTCGGCGGCCTCAAGTTCGCGGATAACAGAGCGCCACAGGCGGGGGCGGCGGCCGGCCCAGCGCACGCGGACGCCTTTTTCGTGGAGGCCGTCGCGTTGACGTCGCAAGACGTCGCGGTTGAATCCCATGAGGAAGCGGACTTCATCGGTGGATCGGCGCCAGTTTTCCGTCGAAAAGGCGTACGCCGACAGGTATGGGATGCCGAGCTCGATGCAGGCGTCGACGACGTCGAGAAGCACTGCCTCGCCGCGCTTGTGTCCTTCGGTTCGCGGCATGCCCTGTTCGGTCGCCCACCGCCCATTTCCGTCCATCACCAGCGCAATGTGCTTGGGCAGGAACTGGGCAGGAATATTGGGTTTTTGGAATTCGCTCACGCATCCTATTCTGCCACGCGACCCCTGCTTTACGACGCGCCCACCCACCTATGCCTGATCCAGCACGGCGAGCGACGGCAGTTTGCGCTCGATGTGCCACTGCAAATGCGCAGTGGTCAGCCGGTGAATCATGCCTTGTAGCTCCGGGTGCTCGGCGGGGATACGTACTGCCTGGCCGTTAGCGACCAACCACATCATGTGGAGCGCCTCTGGAGGGACCTCGGCGCTCCCCGGCGGACGGCAGTACAGGCATACTGCCCCACCAGCACCTGGGTGGAATGCATTGTGCGGACCAGTTCGACCACACGCTGCGCAGTCAAACAAACTGGGCGCCCACCCCGCGTGGTTCATGGCTCGCAGCATGAATTCATCAAGGTCCAACACGGGCTGGGCTGAATCTTGGATGCGTTGCAGGGCTCGGGTGGTCTCATCAAACAGGTGCGGGTCCTCCTCCAACCCCGCGATGTGCGTGGCGATCTCCAGGATGGCCGAGGCGCACGAATACCGGGTGAAATCCTCGATGATTCCCGAGGCGTAATACCCCACCGTATCGGCGCCGGAGATGGTGGACAGATTCTTGCCCGGGTAGAGCTGCACATCCAATTCGACAAACAACTGCAACCTCGACCCGAACCGTGATTTAGAGCGACGCACCCCTTTTGCCACTCCCCGCATGATGCCGTGGCTGCGGGTGAGCAACACTATGATTCGGTCTGCTTCCCCGAAATCATAGGTTTTGACCACGAGAGCGCGGTCGCGAAAACTCTCCCTGCGCATGGCGTATAGCTAGAAGCCCAGTCGGTTCAGGGCCTTAGGGTCAGACTGCCAGTTCTTCAGCACCTTGATGCGCAGATCCAAGAACACGTTCTGGCCGAGGATCTTGATGATGTCCTGGCGCGACTTATGGATGATGCGTCCCAGGCGCTGCCCCTTGAAACCAACAATGATGTCTTTTTGGCCCGGGCGCTCCACATACAAAATTGCGTGCACAGCGAGGACTCCGTTGCGCTCTGGATCAGGCAGAATCTCATCGACCTCCACAGCAACCGAGTGTGGCAGTTCGTTTTTCAGACCAGACAGCGCCGCCTCGCGGATCGCCTCCGAGATTCGGGTTTCGGTATCTTCGTCGGTGATGTGATCATCCGGGTAGAACTTAGGTCCCTCAGGCAGCTGGCTTGCGATGACCTGAATAAGCGTTTCGACGTTTTCCCCCGAGGTGGAGGACACAGGAACGACCTCGCTTTTGCCGTCGAGAAGCTCATGTACGGCCATAAGCTGCGCTGCAACCTGGTCGCGTGACACGCTGTCCGCTTTGGTGATGATGCCAAGGATCGGAGTTTTTGGCGATACCTTGCGCACGGCTTCCAGGATCCAGCGGTCGCCGGGGCCGATTTTTTCATTGGCTGGGATGGTGAAGCCGATGAGATCGACGTCCGCGTAGGTGTCTTTGACAGCTTCGTTGAGGCGCTCGCCCAGCAGGGTCCGGGGACGGTGCAGACCCGGGGTGTCCACGACGATGATCTGGGCATTATCGCGGTGCACCAATCCACGGATGGGGTGGCGGGTGGTTTCTGGCTGGTTTGCGGTGATGGCGATCTTCTCGCCGACCAGCGCGTTGGTGAGCGTGGACTTACCGGTGTTGGGGCGTCCAACGAAGCTGACAAAGCCTGAGCGGAATCCGTCAGGGGTATCGGTGAAACTCATAAATCCTCTTAAAAAGTGGGGGATGATCGAACCGGCCTCCGCTGCTGTCTCAAGAGCTCATGACTCACGAGCTCTAGCCTCAAAGAGGAGCAGGGCCGATTACCTTGGACGTCCCAGCATAGTCCCCCAACCCGCAAAGGCCTAAAACCTTAAAGTAGCCTAGTCTTCTCCGCTCTCAGCAGGTTCCTCCACCACAACCACCGCCGAGTGCATGCGCAAGCGACCACGACGGTTTTTCTCCCCTTCCGCAGTAAGGGTGAGTCCGCTGCTGGTCACTGTCGCACCCGGCAGGGGTACGCGACCCAGCTCGTAGGCAATCAAACCACCGACGGTGTCCACCTGGTCTTCGATTTCATCGGTGAACTCAATTTCCTGCCCGAGTTCTTCCTCGATATGCTCTTTAAGATCTTCCAACGACAGTCTGGAGACAACGCGGTAGGTGCGCTCCCCGATCTTTTCAATGGGGGCTACTTCCGTGGCGTCGTATTCATCTGCGATTTCGCCAACGATTTCTTCCAGAATGTCCTCAATGGAAATCAAGCCGGCCACGCCACCGTATTCATCGATGAGGATCGCGATGTGGGTGTGGTCTTCCTGCATTTCCTGCAGCAACACGTCGAGGGATTTGGAGTCAGGCACGAATGTAGCATCGCGCATGACTTCATCCACGGTGACGGACTTTCCACCGTCGGTGGCGTAGTAGGTTTTTTGCACCAAGTCTTTGAGGTACACGATGCCGAGGATGTCGTCTACGTTTTCGCCGATGACTGGGATGCGCGAGTGACCCGAGCGGACACACAAAGCAGTGGCCTGTCCGGCGGATTTTCCAGATTCGATCCAGATCATCTCAGGTCGAGGCACCATCACTTGGCGGACCGTGGTTGATGCTAGGTCGAACACCGATTGAATCATGCGGCGCTCTTCTACTTCTACGATGCCGTGCTCTTGGGCGATGTCGACCATTTCGCGCAGCTCGACTTCGGTGGCGTAGGGGCCGTTTCTAAAGCCCGGGCCAGGTGCAATGATGTTGCCGACCCAGATCAACAGGCGGGCGATCGGTCCCAGCACTTTCGCTAGGCCGTTGAGGACAAACGCGGACCGGAGCATGACGGTGTAAGGGTTCTTGCGTCCGACAGTTCGGCCGAACACACCGACCACTGCGAAGGTTAAAAGGGAAACCGCCACGATGGCGATAACAATGCCCCATGCCCAGCTGTCCATGACGTTGACGGCGATGACACCGGCGAATACGGCGGCGGAGGCGTCGAGAAGCGTGCGCAACATGATGAGCATGTTGATGTGGAGAGCTCGGGCGTCAATGACACGCAGGAGCGATGCTGCCCCGCCCACTTCATCCTTGTGCATTTGTTCGACGCGGGCGCGTGACACGGTGGATAGTGCTGATTCAACTGCGCCGAGGAGACCGGAGAAGAGGAGCGCAACGACGGTCGCCACGCTCAACCATATGACAGAGGAATCCACCTACGCGTCACCTTCTTGAGAAACGCCCTCAGAAGATTTCATCTGCTCATCCAAATCCAGGCGATCCGCCGCAGTTGGGAATGCGCCCGGCCCGGTGGGCTTTGGCTGGTAGGTCACGCCGCGGGCTTCCACGTTGTCGTACCAGTCAGCAAGCAGTTCATTTTGGAGGGCAAACATTTCGCGCTCTTCGGCGGGGTCGACATGATCGTAGCCGAGCAGGTGGAGGCTGCCATGGACGGTGAGCAATGCCAGCTCGTGGGCGAGGTCGTGGCCTGCTTTGGCGGCCTGCTTTGCTGCGAATTCTGGGCAGAGCACGATGTCGCCGAGCATTGCGGGGCCAGGTGAGGCGCCATCGGGGCGGGAGTAGCCGGGGGTGAGCTCGTCCATGGGGAAGCTCATGACGTCGGTTGGTCCTTCGAGGTCGAGCCACTTGACGTGGAGATCCGCGATGGTGTCCAGGTCAACGATGTGAATGGAGGCTTCGGCGTCGGGGTGGATGTCCATCTCGCCGAGGGCGAAGGAGAGGACGTCGATAAGCATTTCTTCATTGACGCCGTCATATCCGGATTCGTTGAATACTTCAATGCTCATTTTTGGGCCTCCTGGCGCTTTCGCTTCGCTTCGCGTTCTTCGTAGTCTTCGTAGGCGTCAACGATGTGGCCGACCAGCTGGTGACGAACCACATCGGAGGACGTGAGTTCAGAAAAGTGCACGTCATCGACTCCGCGGAGGATGTGGCGTACGAGGCGCAGGCCGGACTTTTGACCACCGGGGAGGTCGACCTGGGTGGTGTCGCCAGTAACCACCATTTTGGAGCCGAAGCCCAGGCGGGTGAGGAACATCTTCATTTGGGCTGGGGTGGTGTTTTGGGCTTCGTCGAGGATGACAAAGGCGTCGTTAAGCGTGCGGCCGCGCATGTAGGCAAGCGGAGCGACTTCGACGATGCCGGCTTCCATGAGCTTAGGAATTACCTCAGGTTCCACCATGTCGCGCAGCGCGTCGTGCAGCGGACGCAAGTAGGGGTCAATTTTCTCATTCAGGGTGCCGGGCAGGAAGCCAAGCTTTTCGCCCGCTTCGACGGCGGGACGAGTGAGAATAATGCGGCTAACCTGCTTGGCTTGCAGAGCTTGCACGGCTTTCGCCATGGCCAGGTAGGTCTTACCGGAACCTGCGGGGCCGAGGCCAAAGACGATCGTGTTTTCATCGATCGCATCCACGTAGTGTTTTTGACCGAGTGTCTTAGGGCGGATCACTTTGCCGCGGCGCGCGATGATGTCGCCGGTCAGGATTTCCGAGACCGTCTGCGGGGTGTCCACGTTGATCATGCTGACCACGTTTTTGACGGTGTCGGGGCTGATCACGTGACCACGGCGGGCGATGGCTTGGAGCTCGTCGAACACTTTGACGGCGCGCGAAACTTCATGAGCGGGGCCGGTGAGTTCAACGCGGGTGCCGCGCACGTGGATGTCGGCGTCGATCTGGTTGTCAATAACCCGAAGGTTTTCATCATGAACACCCAGCACGGTCTGAGCAAGGGTGCGATCAAGGGTAACGATCGTAGTAACCACTTCAGCACGGGAGGTGCGGGGGGTACGGGAAGTGCTGGAGTTTCGCGGGGCTGTCACAGTGCTTGTTCGGCCTGCTTTCTGGGATTTGAAAATACCTAAATTTTAAGTCAGATATGGGTTTAAGTTAGATATAAGAATTTTACCAGCGCGCGGATAACACGCCTATGGCCGCAAGAGCGACCATGCCTGCCGAGGCCGTGCGCAGCACCTCTGGACCGAGCTTAACGGTGTGCGCGCCCGCCTCCGCAAACCTATCAATTTCAGCAGGGGCCACCCCACCCTCAGGGCCAATGATGACCACCACGTTGCCCTCAAAGGTGAGCTCGCGGATGGCTGCGGTTGCTTCCTCATGCAAGATAATGGCCAGGTCAGCGTCTTTAATAAGCTTTTCGACGCCCTCTTCGCCTACCACCCCAACGATTTCCGGGATGGTTGCGCGCCGCGATTGCTTGGCAGCCGATTCCGCGGCCACCTGCCACTTCCCCAGTGATTTCTCTTCCTTACCGGCCCATTTGGCCACGCATCGCGATGCCTGCCACGCCACGATTTTGTCGGCGCCGCCTTGGGTGAGCAGGTCGATGGTCAATTCGGAGCGCTCCGATTTGGGGATCGCCTGCACGATGGTGACGTGCGGGTTGGGTCGGGGCACCTCCGTGATCACCTCGACGACTGCGGTGAGTACCGATTTACCGGAAAGCGCCGTGACGGCGCAGGTGCGGGAGGCGCCGTGTCCGTCGATAAGCATTATTTTTTCGCCTACCTGGATGCGTTTCACGGTGACGGCGTGGCGGCCTTCGGGTCCATCCAGAGTGACGGATGCGCCGACGGGGGCGTCGGTGTCAGAGATAAAGACTGGCAGTGACATTATGTGACGCTATTTGTTGCGGAACTTGTTGCGGATCTTGTCAAAGAAGCCTTCGTCGTCCTCGCCTTCGCGGTGCACGGCTGCGTTGTCCTGTCGGTGATCGCGGATCTGCTCCAGAAGGGCGCGTGTGCGGTCGTCGAGCTCGGTGGGTACGAAGAGGTCAACGTGTGCCATCAGGTCGCCGTGGCCTTCGGCGCGCAGCTTTGGCATACCAGCGCCGGAGAGGGTGATTACGTCATTAGGCTGGGTGCCTGAAGGGACCTTGATCTTAATGTCATCGCCGGTGAGGGACTCTACGTCCAGCTCGGTGCCAAGGGCTGCGTCGATCATGGGGACGCGAATGCTGGCGTGGAGGTTGTCGCCGTCGCGGGTGAATACCGCATGTGGACGGACCATGACCTCGATGTAGAGATCACCTGCGGGGCCGCCACCTGCGCCGACTTCGCCCTGGCCTGCCATGCGGATGCGCATGCCGGACTGGATGCCTGCTGGAATGTTGGCTACCACGTCGCGGCGAGCGCGGACGCGGCCGTCACCTGCACATTCGGTGCAGGGGTCGGGAATGATTTCACCGGTGCCGTCGCAGGTTTGGCATGGGCGGGACGTCAGAACGTTGCCCAGGAAGCTGCGCTGCACCTCCTGGATTTCGCCGGCGCCGTTACAAGTTCCACAGGTGACAGGCTTCTTGTCAGATGCGGATCCGGAACCGTGGCACTTGGTACACAGCACGGCAGTGTCAAGGGTGAGGTCTTTCTGGGCACCCTTGTAGGCCTCTTCCAGCGTGATGGAGGTACGCCACAGCGTGTCGCTGCCGGGCTGGACGCGGGAACGTGGACCGCGGGAAGCACCAGCACCGCCACCGAAGAAGGCGTCGAAAATATCGCCCAGGCCACCGCCGCCGAATCCACCACCAAAGCCACCTGCGCCAGCGCCGCCGCCCTGCTCCATAGGATCGCCACCCATGTCAACGATGCGCCGCTTATCAGGATCAGTGAGCACCTCGTGGGCAACGGAGGCTTCACGGAACTTCTCCGCGGCCTCCTCGCCTGGGTTCACGTCTGGGTGGTATTTGCGGGCAAGCTTTCGGTACGCCTTCTTAATCTCTGATTCGGTTGCGTTGCGATCGACTCCGAGAATGCCGTAATAGTCACGTGCCACGGTGGGTGATACTTCCTTTATTGGTTAAAAACTTGAAATTATGAGGACAAATGATCAACTATACCCGCCAGTTATTCACCGGCGAGTACGCGACCAACATATTTAGCAACGGCGGAGACCTTGGAAATTGTTCCCGAGTAGTCCATAAAGGTGGGACCAACCACACCTAATGCACCCAACGCGCTTCCCTGTGAACCATAGCCGGTGGTAACCACAGATGCGCTGCGCAGTTCCACGTCTTCGTTTTCCCCACCGATGTGCACGCGCACCTGATTGAGGTCAGTGACATTGGACAGCAGTTTGAGCATAACCACTTGCTCTTCCAAAGCCTCCAAAACCATGGGCAGGCTGGCGGAGGTCTCCCGGTTGATTCTGGTGAGGTTGGAAGTGCCGGCGAGGATAAGGCGGTCGGAGGGTTGATCGACAAGGGTGTTAACCAGCACCTCACAACAGCGACGCATGGCTTCGCGGATATCGGCCGGGGCCTGGGAGGCCAATTCTTCCAAGGAATCCGAGGCCGCCGAGAGGGTCTTTTCACCGAGCGCGCCATTGAGGAGGTCGCGCAACACATTGACTTGCTCGGCTTCCAGTGGAGCATCCAATTCCACGTTGCGCTGATCCACACGACCGGTATCGGTGATTAGCACCAGCAGCAGGCGCATCGGCGACAGTGGAACCACCTCACAGTGCTTAACGCGGGCGGTTTTGAGGGTGGGCAGCTGCACGACGGCTGTTTGGTGGGTCAACTGAGACAGCAGCTGAACGGAGCGACGCAGGACATCTTCCAGGTCGACGCCACCTTCCAAAAAGCCCAGGATGGCGCGACGTTCCGCAAGGGACAGCGGTTTGATGTCGTGGATGGAATCGACAAACAGGCGGTACCCCTTTTCGGTGGGCACGCGCCCTGAGCTGGCGTGTTCCTGAATAATGTAGCCGTCTGACTCCAGCACCGACATGTCGTTGCGGATCGTCGCCGAGCTCACGTTGAGCTTGTGGCGCTCCAGGAGAGACTTCGATCCGACAGGTTCCTGGGACGCAATGTAATCAGCGACGATGGCCCGCAACACTTCGTATCTACGTTTCTCTGTTGCATTTGCCATGATTGTTACCCTACTAAAACTCTAGTCTTCTTCACTCAACAAAATATCTGCGATAAGACCGTCGGCAAGCAAACGGCCCTTCTCGGTGACCGCAAGGTTGCCTGCCCCAGTGACGTGCAACAGGCCAGCGGCGGTGTGACGGTCGATGACTGGTTGCGCAGCCGGGGCGAACAATCCCAGCGGGACGCCTTGTTTCAGGCGCAGGCCCAGCATGACGCGCTCGGTGTGGTGATCGGTGGGCGTGAGCAGCTCGGTTTCCTTAATCGGCAGCTCACCGGCCGCGATCTGGGCAGAGTAGCGCGCGGGGTGCTTGACGTTGTAAAAACGGCGATCACCAATGTGCGAGTGCGCGCCGGGGCCAGCGCCCCACCAATCGCCGTCGATCCAATAGCCGAGGTTGTGCTGGCATTCGCCGCCCGGTTTCGCCCAGTTGGACACCTCGTACCAATCGAAACCAGCTGAGCGCAGGCGAGCGTCGA
The window above is part of the Corynebacterium deserti GIMN1.010 genome. Proteins encoded here:
- a CDS encoding PhoH family protein yields the protein MTAPRNSSTSRTPRTSRAEVVTTIVTLDRTLAQTVLGVHDENLRVIDNQIDADIHVRGTRVELTGPAHEVSRAVKVFDELQAIARRGHVISPDTVKNVVSMINVDTPQTVSEILTGDIIARRGKVIRPKTLGQKHYVDAIDENTIVFGLGPAGSGKTYLAMAKAVQALQAKQVSRIILTRPAVEAGEKLGFLPGTLNEKIDPYLRPLHDALRDMVEPEVIPKLMEAGIVEVAPLAYMRGRTLNDAFVILDEAQNTTPAQMKMFLTRLGFGSKMVVTGDTTQVDLPGGQKSGLRLVRHILRGVDDVHFSELTSSDVVRHQLVGHIVDAYEDYEEREAKRKRQEAQK
- a CDS encoding 16S rRNA (uracil(1498)-N(3))-methyltransferase codes for the protein MSLPVFISDTDAPVGASVTLDGPEGRHAVTVKRIQVGEKIMLIDGHGASRTCAVTALSGKSVLTAVVEVITEVPRPNPHVTIVQAIPKSERSELTIDLLTQGGADKIVAWQASRCVAKWAGKEEKSLGKWQVAAESAAKQSRRATIPEIVGVVGEEGVEKLIKDADLAIILHEEATAAIRELTFEGNVVVIIGPEGGVAPAEIDRFAEAGAHTVKLGPEVLRTASAGMVALAAIGVLSARW
- the ybeY gene encoding rRNA maturation RNase YbeY, which codes for MSIEVFNESGYDGVNEEMLIDVLSFALGEMDIHPDAEASIHIVDLDTIADLHVKWLDLEGPTDVMSFPMDELTPGYSRPDGASPGPAMLGDIVLCPEFAAKQAAKAGHDLAHELALLTVHGSLHLLGYDHVDPAEEREMFALQNELLADWYDNVEARGVTYQPKPTGPGAFPTAADRLDLDEQMKSSEGVSQEGDA
- a CDS encoding VIT1/CCC1 transporter family protein, coding for MPDKQPTPEQITRWRRYLANEQAEAAAYRDLASRRSGEEQEILLALADAETRHATYWVNQLGDAGTPTPKPDVKTRFLGFFVRRFGSVFSLALMQAAETRSPYDDDADAPRHITADERIHAEVVRGLASRGRERMSGNFRAAVFGINDGLVSNVALVMGIMATGVPSQIVLLTGVSGLLSGALSMAAGEFISVRSQSELLDASLPDPKARDALHELDVETNELELVYRARGMSEDEAHAKADRVFSKIRDHKKISDNVLGTAEIQGAGSARSAATFSFISFAIGAIIPIIPYIFGVEGIPAAVISLILVGISLMATGATTGLLSGKPPGFRALRQLAIGYGAALVTYLLGLAFGNIVG
- the recO gene encoding DNA repair protein RecO; the encoded protein is MRRESFRDRALVVKTYDFGEADRIIVLLTRSHGIMRGVAKGVRRSKSRFGSRLQLFVELDVQLYPGKNLSTISGADTVGYYASGIIEDFTRYSCASAILEIATHIAGLEEDPHLFDETTRALQRIQDSAQPVLDLDEFMLRAMNHAGWAPSLFDCAACGRTGPHNAFHPGAGGAVCLYCRPPGSAEVPPEALHMMWLVANGQAVRIPAEHPELQGMIHRLTTAHLQWHIERKLPSLAVLDQA
- the dnaJ gene encoding molecular chaperone DnaJ, with translation MARDYYGILGVDRNATESEIKKAYRKLARKYHPDVNPGEEAAEKFREASVAHEVLTDPDKRRIVDMGGDPMEQGGGAGAGGFGGGFGGGGLGDIFDAFFGGGAGASRGPRSRVQPGSDTLWRTSITLEEAYKGAQKDLTLDTAVLCTKCHGSGSASDKKPVTCGTCNGAGEIQEVQRSFLGNVLTSRPCQTCDGTGEIIPDPCTECAGDGRVRARRDVVANIPAGIQSGMRIRMAGQGEVGAGGGPAGDLYIEVMVRPHAVFTRDGDNLHASIRVPMIDAALGTELDVESLTGDDIKIKVPSGTQPNDVITLSGAGMPKLRAEGHGDLMAHVDLFVPTELDDRTRALLEQIRDHRQDNAAVHREGEDDEGFFDKIRNKFRNK
- the era gene encoding GTPase Era yields the protein MSFTDTPDGFRSGFVSFVGRPNTGKSTLTNALVGEKIAITANQPETTRHPIRGLVHRDNAQIIVVDTPGLHRPRTLLGERLNEAVKDTYADVDLIGFTIPANEKIGPGDRWILEAVRKVSPKTPILGIITKADSVSRDQVAAQLMAVHELLDGKSEVVPVSSTSGENVETLIQVIASQLPEGPKFYPDDHITDEDTETRISEAIREAALSGLKNELPHSVAVEVDEILPDPERNGVLAVHAILYVERPGQKDIIVGFKGQRLGRIIHKSRQDIIKILGQNVFLDLRIKVLKNWQSDPKALNRLGF
- a CDS encoding hemolysin family protein; translated protein: MDSSVIWLSVATVVALLFSGLLGAVESALSTVSRARVEQMHKDEVGGAASLLRVIDARALHINMLIMLRTLLDASAAVFAGVIAVNVMDSWAWGIVIAIVAVSLLTFAVVGVFGRTVGRKNPYTVMLRSAFVLNGLAKVLGPIARLLIWVGNIIAPGPGFRNGPYATEVELREMVDIAQEHGIVEVEERRMIQSVFDLASTTVRQVMVPRPEMIWIESGKSAGQATALCVRSGHSRIPVIGENVDDILGIVYLKDLVQKTYYATDGGKSVTVDEVMRDATFVPDSKSLDVLLQEMQEDHTHIAILIDEYGGVAGLISIEDILEEIVGEIADEYDATEVAPIEKIGERTYRVVSRLSLEDLKEHIEEELGQEIEFTDEIEDQVDTVGGLIAYELGRVPLPGATVTSSGLTLTAEGEKNRRGRLRMHSAVVVVEEPAESGED
- the hrcA gene encoding heat-inducible transcriptional repressor HrcA, which produces MANATEKRRYEVLRAIVADYIASQEPVGSKSLLERHKLNVSSATIRNDMSVLESDGYIIQEHASSGRVPTEKGYRLFVDSIHDIKPLSLAERRAILGFLEGGVDLEDVLRRSVQLLSQLTHQTAVVQLPTLKTARVKHCEVVPLSPMRLLLVLITDTGRVDQRNVELDAPLEAEQVNVLRDLLNGALGEKTLSAASDSLEELASQAPADIREAMRRCCEVLVNTLVDQPSDRLILAGTSNLTRINRETSASLPMVLEALEEQVVMLKLLSNVTDLNQVRVHIGGENEDVELRSASVVTTGYGSQGSALGALGVVGPTFMDYSGTISKVSAVAKYVGRVLAGE
- a CDS encoding isoprenyl transferase, with the protein product MSEFQKPNIPAQFLPKHIALVMDGNGRWATEQGMPRTEGHKRGEAVLLDVVDACIELGIPYLSAYAFSTENWRRSTDEVRFLMGFNRDVLRRQRDGLHEKGVRVRWAGRRPRLWRSVIRELEAAEELTKNNTTMTLAMCVNYGGRAEIIDATREIARLAAEGKLRPEQITEKTFPNFLDEPDMPDVDLFLRPSGEKRTSNFLLWQSAYAEMVYQDKLFPDFTQQDLFDAVLEYAKRDRRFGSV